The Amylolactobacillus amylophilus DSM 20533 = JCM 1125 genome contains a region encoding:
- a CDS encoding extracellular solute-binding protein, which translates to MQKWFKMALGGLALTAVAVSLTACSSGSSSSSDTKTSSKPSGKVTLWVDTNFTKVYGNIVDDFEKANPDVKVTVKQGNSADAQKDIKKDPSSAADVFMFPHDQIGQMADAGIIYQNTKYAKDVKANNIESAVDAATYKGKLYGYPYGVESQILYYNKSKLSADDVKTWSSLTSKGKIGTNFAENGANYIFSTLFMSNGDQLYGEHGETLDGTNFNNEKGVQVLQWISDQKKNSGVIQANASALSNLQSGKTDAYLSGPWSRNDVKKALGDNMAAAPYPTVDFGDGEKQFKAYLGVKLFGVNAETKNPVAAMALANYITSKKAQLAVFKDQGTVPSNAKAQESSDVTDDEVANAVLQMSQPTHSVVMPKIPEMVNFWPPMDAVINDAYKGKIASSDFQSKLDAFVKQVSKSSNK; encoded by the coding sequence ATGCAAAAATGGTTCAAGATGGCACTTGGAGGATTAGCTTTGACTGCTGTTGCGGTTTCGTTAACTGCATGTAGTTCAGGTTCAAGTTCATCAAGCGATACTAAGACAAGTAGCAAGCCTAGTGGTAAGGTTACATTATGGGTTGATACAAACTTCACTAAAGTTTACGGTAATATAGTAGATGACTTTGAAAAGGCAAATCCAGATGTCAAAGTTACCGTTAAACAAGGTAATTCAGCTGACGCACAAAAGGATATCAAGAAAGATCCATCAAGTGCTGCAGACGTATTTATGTTCCCACACGATCAAATTGGTCAAATGGCAGACGCGGGAATTATTTATCAAAATACCAAATATGCGAAGGACGTTAAGGCAAATAACATTGAATCTGCAGTGGATGCGGCTACTTATAAAGGAAAACTTTATGGCTACCCATACGGAGTTGAATCACAAATTCTCTACTATAATAAATCTAAATTAAGTGCAGACGATGTCAAGACTTGGTCTTCACTGACTAGCAAAGGCAAAATAGGTACTAACTTTGCTGAAAATGGGGCAAACTATATCTTCAGTACACTATTCATGAGTAATGGTGACCAACTTTATGGTGAACATGGTGAAACTCTAGATGGAACGAACTTCAATAATGAAAAGGGTGTCCAGGTTCTTCAGTGGATTAGCGATCAGAAGAAGAATTCTGGTGTAATTCAAGCTAATGCTTCGGCGTTGTCTAACTTACAGAGTGGCAAGACGGATGCATATCTTTCTGGCCCATGGAGCAGGAACGATGTTAAGAAGGCTTTAGGCGACAATATGGCTGCTGCTCCATATCCAACAGTCGACTTTGGCGATGGTGAAAAACAATTTAAGGCATATCTCGGTGTTAAATTATTCGGTGTTAATGCAGAAACCAAGAATCCAGTTGCTGCGATGGCTTTAGCAAACTACATCACATCTAAGAAAGCACAGCTTGCTGTCTTCAAAGATCAAGGAACGGTTCCTTCAAATGCCAAAGCTCAAGAAAGTTCCGATGTTACTGATGATGAAGTGGCTAACGCGGTCCTACAAATGAGTCAACCAACACACAGTGTTGTAATGCCTAAGATTCCAGAAATGGTTAACTTCTGGCCGCCAATGGATGCAGTGATTAATGATGCATATAAAGGAAAGATTGCTAGTTCAGATTTCCAAAGTAAGCTTGATGCTTTTGTTAAACAAGTTTCTAAATCTAGTAACAAATAG